The endosymbiont of Bathymodiolus septemdierum str. Myojin knoll sequence ATTCTAAAGCGCACCCAAATAACAATACGCATCTTGTTGATAAGGACTATCAATTATCGTGTATTTTATCTAAATTTGATTCTATAGAAAAATCTATTAATACTAATGATGGGTTTTATTCTAAAGAAGATTTTATATTTGTTTTAAATGAAGGTGTGTCTCCTAATGATAAATTTAATGAAAATGGTTCTTTTAAAGAGATAAAAGAAAAAGTAGTTTTTGAATATCAACAAACAGGCTAACCACCCAACACAACCCAATAAAAAAAAGGGGACGCTACCCTTTTTTAGGTCCATTATTTTTAAAGGAGAACGACTAAATACTCAATTGAGCATAATATTGCTCTATTATATGATTATAGATATTTAGTCGTTTAATGCCATAGAATAAGAAAAAAGGCGCAGTAATATGGTGGAGGGATAGGGATTTGAACCCAACATTAAAACCACTAAAAACCATAAACCGCTACACAAAAGCATTTTAAAAGTTATGATTGGTGTATTTTGACCCTATTTAGAAACTATGTTGTCAAAATGTTGTCAATTTATTCTTTAAGAGGTTTCTTAAAATTTAATGACTTAAAGCCCTTAAAACAACGCTTGGCTCTTTAGCGACGACATTAAGTAACACCAAAGCTGGACCTCTAGGATGTCTATCGCCACGCTCCCAATGACGCAAAGTATTAACACTAACACCAAAAGCATTGGCGAATTCATTTTGACTCATTCCAACATTAGCACGAATATTCTTTATATCTAATGGGTTTATATCGTGAACGATAGCCTTTGATTTTTTGCCTTTAGAAAAATCAATTGCCTCATCTAAACCTTGCTTGATACTGTTAAATAATTCACTCATTTTTTAAGCCTCATAATTATCTTTTAATAGTTTGGTTAATTTAGTCAACTCGTTTCTTTCTGATTTTGACAAGTTGCTTTTTTCACCTTTGCTAAATATTGCCAACAAAAACAGCGGAATGGCTTTATTGTGATAATAATAAATCACTCTAACGCCACCGCTTTTTCCTTTACCTTGGCAGACCACCTAAGTTTACGAATACCGCCCGTACCCGTAATTAAATCACCTGCTTTAACATATATAGCTAAATAATCAATAAGCCCATCTTTTTCTGAAATGCTTAAAGTTTATCTGCTCTTTTTATAAACTCTGGTAATTCTACTATAGTTTGCATATGTGTATTGTAATCCATTGGATTATAGTCGTCAAGTTTTTTTGTTTCGCAAAAATTGAGTTACACCCAAACCCGTTCGTTTATTTTTTCAAGTGTCAATATTTGATTTTGGTTGATAGTGCAGTGTTAAGCTCTCTAAATTCCACAGTGTTGGTCTATTTGAGCGGTCGCATTATTGACTTGTAAAAAGCAACAAGTCTAATAAATGACACGCTTAAAAGCTTGTCGAAAGTTTTAAGGCGTTAAAAAAAGGGGCTATCTAACCCGGCTTCAATTGCCATGGATTCCCCTTTTAAATACATTATACATAATTATAACAAAAAGTCAGCTAATAATGAGTAGGCTTCAATTGCCCTCGTCACTATTAACTGACTTAGTTAGTATTATAAACAATAAAAACTAAGGATTATGAATATTAATATTTTGGAAGGTCATTAATCCATAAATCAGTTTTATTAATTTCTTTGTTTTGCAATATCTTTAAATATTCATCATGCAATTTTTGTTTTTCCTTTGTGGTATTTAGCCAATCATCAACAGAATAGAACAATGAAGTAAAAGAATGTTTTTGTCTTATTCTATCTAAAAACATATCGGCAATAGCACGGTAATGATTGGCTGCATATATTTTATTAGAACTTGGGCTTACACCATACTGTTTTAGAATACTAGAAACCTCGATAACACCTTTACTGCCCCACGGTGTGTTGTTAATATTTTCAACAAAGTACTTGTTTGGCTTGTGCAAGAAATAATCATAAAAGTGCCAGTCACCCGTCATTTCATCACTGGCAATATTAAGGGCTGTTCTTGCTGTTAAATAAGACTCAAGCGAGGTATTAAGTTTAAATATTGTTTGCATAAAACATCATTCTAACATATCTAAGGCTTTTTGATTTTGAAAGTCAAAGGGGCCCAAAGTCAAGCTCTTTGTCGTTTAAATCAGTTACGCCGATAGCTAATCGCCTCAGTTAAATGTTGGATGTTGACGGTATCTGAGTTGTCTAAATCAGCAATGGTTCTGGCAACTTTTAAGATGCGGTGGTAGGCACGGGCAGATAGATTGAGTTTGTCGATAACGCTGGATAATAAGTGTTTGTTGTCTGCATTTAGATTGGTCAGTTTTTCGATTTCGTCGGGAGCAAGTTTGTCGTTAGATTTACCTTGTCTTTCTAATTGGATGTTGTGGGCTTTGACGACTCTTTAGCGGATGGTTTCGCTATTTTCTATTGTGTCCGTACTTTGGTTGAGTAATGTCTCTTTAGGCAGGGGTGGTACGGTTAATACCATATCAATTCTATCTAGTAGCGGTCCTGATATTTTGTTTTTGTATCTGTCAATTTGGTCAGCTGTGCAATGGCATTTAGCTGTGCCATCGCCATAATAGCCGCATGGGCAGGGGTTCTGTGCCTTGTTACCGTCTCTCATATTTGTTGTTCCAAAGCCTATTGCAGAAATGCCTAAAGAATTAATCACACTTGGCGACCATATTAAAAAGAAAAGGTTGGAAAATAATTTGTTTCAAAAAGATGTTGGAATAATCATAGGAACTGATAATTTTACTATAGTTAATTGGGAAAAGAATAGCACTAAAAGTATCCCTGCAAAATATTATCCTAAAATTATGGAGTTTTTAAATTATTGTCCGCTGGAAAAAATACCCACAACCATAACCGAGAAAATTAAACTCCATAGAATTCATCGAGGCCTTAATCAGAAGAAATTTACTCAACTGTTAAAAGTTGACCCAACTGCTGTTAAATTTTGGGAGAGCGAGGAAAGAAAGTCAAAATTATTTTTAGTAAGCATCAATAAAAGATCGAACAGTTTGTGGCATAATTACCCTTTAAATAATTAAAATATACATTTGCGCTTGACAAGTGTATGCAAGGGGGGGGTATATTACATTCTAATTTCACCTAAAAGGTTTACCTGTGTCTAAAGTTATTTTTATTTTTATTTTTATTTTTATTCAAAATTCTTTAGCAGAGTTGCCCTTGACTGTTGAAAATATCATTACTAACAAAGGAAAATTTA is a genomic window containing:
- a CDS encoding ATP-binding protein yields the protein MRDGNKAQNPCPCGYYGDGTAKCHCTADQIDRYKNKISGPLLDRIDMVLTVPPLPKETLLNQSTDTIENSETIR
- a CDS encoding transcriptional regulator; translation: MPKELITLGDHIKKKRLENNLFQKDVGIIIGTDNFTIVNWEKNSTKSIPAKYYPKIMEFLNYCPLEKIPTTITEKIKLHRIHRGLNQKKFTQLLKVDPTAVKFWESEERKSKLFLVSINKRSNSLWHNYPLNN
- the nadS gene encoding NadS family protein is translated as MSELFNSIKQGLDEAIDFSKGKKSKAIVHDINPLDIKNIRANVGMSQNEFANAFGVSVNTLRHWERGDRHPRGPALVLLNVVAKEPSVVLRALSH